One Calditrichia bacterium DNA window includes the following coding sequences:
- a CDS encoding choice-of-anchor D domain-containing protein: protein MFHATVHPAPRALIFLLFLVFSTFVSATDVFINEIHYDNDGTDIGEGVEIAGPAGTDLSGWQIVLYNGATGASYGTINLSGVIADQDNGFGTLAFFRAGIQNGDPDGLALVDDLGNVIQFLSYDGEFTATNGPATGLPSTDIIVNEPTTSPVGESLQLGGNGTIYENFSWNPAAAETFGSINNSQSFVAAAPAPNIAVSPLAIDFGTVEIGNAAGPATITVSNTGTAELTVSAISDPGGEFVLTNVPVLSATIPAGSSVSFDANYLPTDAGADNATITISSDDPDSPTIEIQLSGEGTAPPPAVPVVINEVDSDQDGTDMAEFVELFDGGTGNTDLSGLVLVFFNGTSDVSYAAYDLDGFSTNAAGYFVAGNAAVPNADLIFNNNFLQNGADAIAIFAGDAADFPNGTPVSTVNLIDAMVYDTDDADDTELLALLNAGQPQINENGNGNAIGESMQRIPNGSGGARNSDTYALFAPTPGSENGVSVGTEPDIAVSPTAIDFGQITLGANAATTVTIHNNGSADLNVSAISDPGGAFAIANLPTLTAIISPGNTATFDVTFSPSAIGATAASINISSDDPDSPIVEIQLTGEGIDNSPPPAQDFVLLANERINIEKFSSIHGNIHSNDKVEIEKGRNGVIYGNISAVESIEIEKRNTVDGDVISPETDIDGMVNGSILEESVDAVPMPQLSEFSSGNTDIYVRKRSTKILLPGSYDDIEVGDRATLQLSSGDYFAEDLTLQSRAKLLVDVSGGPVNIYLEEDLQLDERAEVEISGGSTADFTVFCGDDRNIKIREKAIMRGNLIAPNATVKLEDDSYFKGSIVADRISIEKNVVIVSHSATILPKSPQATEEIAAVPETFELRQNYPNPFNPTTTIQFGLPVDAMVSLNIYNARGQLVKALANGTMPAGVHQIAWNGTDEGGTLVASGMYFYMLQSGDFRETRRMILLK from the coding sequence ATGTTTCATGCGACAGTTCACCCTGCGCCACGCGCGCTTATCTTCTTGTTATTTCTGGTATTTAGCACATTTGTAAGTGCCACAGATGTGTTCATCAACGAAATCCATTACGATAACGACGGCACTGATATCGGCGAAGGTGTTGAAATTGCCGGACCGGCTGGAACGGATCTTTCCGGCTGGCAAATTGTGCTTTACAACGGGGCAACCGGCGCATCGTATGGAACCATCAATTTATCCGGCGTTATTGCAGATCAGGACAACGGATTTGGCACGCTGGCATTTTTCCGTGCCGGCATCCAAAATGGCGATCCCGACGGATTGGCATTGGTGGATGATTTGGGAAATGTTATCCAATTTTTGAGCTACGACGGAGAATTTACCGCAACAAACGGTCCGGCAACCGGTTTGCCCAGCACCGATATTATTGTAAATGAACCGACAACTTCGCCGGTTGGCGAATCTTTACAACTTGGCGGCAACGGTACTATTTACGAAAATTTTAGCTGGAATCCGGCGGCTGCGGAAACGTTCGGCAGCATCAACAATTCGCAAAGTTTTGTAGCTGCAGCGCCGGCGCCGAACATCGCGGTTTCGCCGTTGGCGATTGATTTTGGGACGGTGGAAATCGGCAACGCGGCAGGTCCGGCAACAATTACCGTTAGCAACACGGGCACCGCAGAGTTAACGGTCAGTGCGATTTCCGATCCCGGCGGTGAGTTTGTGCTCACCAATGTGCCGGTTTTGTCAGCGACGATTCCCGCCGGTTCATCCGTTTCGTTCGATGCGAATTATCTGCCCACAGACGCGGGAGCGGATAACGCCACAATCACCATCTCCAGCGACGACCCGGATTCCCCGACGATCGAAATCCAGCTTTCCGGTGAAGGAACGGCGCCGCCGCCCGCAGTTCCGGTGGTCATCAACGAGGTGGACAGCGATCAGGACGGCACGGACATGGCAGAATTTGTGGAGCTGTTCGATGGCGGAACGGGCAACACGGATTTATCCGGGCTGGTGCTGGTGTTTTTCAACGGCACATCAGATGTTTCGTACGCCGCGTACGATCTGGACGGATTTTCCACAAATGCCGCCGGTTATTTTGTCGCCGGGAATGCTGCCGTGCCCAATGCGGATTTGATTTTCAACAATAATTTTTTGCAAAACGGAGCGGATGCCATCGCCATTTTCGCGGGAGATGCCGCAGATTTTCCCAACGGAACCCCCGTTTCCACCGTCAATTTGATTGATGCGATGGTGTACGATACCGACGATGCGGACGACACAGAATTGCTCGCTTTGCTGAACGCCGGACAACCGCAAATCAACGAAAACGGCAACGGGAATGCCATCGGCGAATCGATGCAGCGCATTCCAAATGGCAGCGGTGGCGCTCGCAATAGCGACACATACGCCCTTTTTGCGCCGACACCCGGCAGCGAAAACGGCGTTTCCGTCGGCACAGAACCGGACATCGCGGTTTCGCCGACGGCGATCGATTTCGGGCAAATTACCCTCGGCGCAAATGCAGCGACAACCGTCACCATCCACAATAACGGCAGCGCGGATCTGAACGTTTCCGCCATTTCCGATCCCGGCGGTGCGTTCGCAATTGCCAATTTGCCGACGCTGACGGCAATCATTTCTCCGGGAAATACCGCAACGTTTGACGTGACGTTTTCACCCTCAGCAATTGGCGCAACTGCAGCGAGCATCAACATTTCCAGCGATGATCCCGATTCGCCAATCGTCGAAATTCAACTGACCGGTGAAGGCATCGACAATTCGCCACCACCGGCACAAGATTTTGTACTGTTGGCAAATGAACGGATCAACATCGAAAAATTCAGTTCAATTCATGGCAACATCCATTCGAACGACAAAGTCGAGATCGAAAAAGGACGCAATGGTGTTATTTACGGCAACATCTCCGCTGTCGAATCGATCGAAATTGAAAAGCGCAACACTGTCGATGGCGATGTCATTTCACCCGAAACGGATATTGACGGCATGGTGAACGGTTCGATTTTGGAAGAATCTGTCGATGCGGTTCCGATGCCGCAATTGTCCGAGTTTTCTTCAGGAAATACAGATATTTACGTTCGAAAACGCAGCACAAAAATATTGTTGCCCGGCAGCTACGACGATATTGAAGTGGGCGACCGCGCCACGCTGCAATTGAGCAGCGGCGATTATTTTGCGGAAGATTTGACGCTCCAATCGCGGGCAAAGCTGCTGGTTGATGTTTCCGGCGGTCCTGTGAATATTTATTTGGAGGAAGATTTGCAACTCGACGAACGTGCCGAAGTGGAAATTTCCGGCGGCTCAACTGCAGATTTTACAGTATTTTGCGGCGATGATCGCAACATAAAAATTCGCGAAAAAGCTATTATGCGCGGCAACCTGATTGCGCCAAACGCAACAGTCAAACTGGAAGATGATAGTTATTTCAAAGGATCGATTGTCGCGGATCGTATTTCGATTGAAAAAAATGTGGTGATCGTTTCGCACAGCGCGACTATTTTGCCGAAATCACCACAGGCAACGGAAGAAATTGCCGCTGTACCTGAAACGTTTGAGCTGCGCCAAAATTACCCCAACCCGTTCAACCCAACCACAACGATTCAATTTGGTTTGCCGGTGGATGCGATGGTTTCACTGAACATTTACAACGCTCGAGGGCAATTGGTGAAAGCATTGGCAAACGGCACAATGCCCGCCGGTGTTCATCAAATTGCCTGGAACGGAACAGACGAAGGCGGCACACTTGTTGCCAGCGGCATGTATTTTTATATGCTGCAATCCGGTGATTTCCGGGAAACGCGACGGATGATTTTATTGAAATAA